The following are from one region of the Quercus robur chromosome 1, dhQueRobu3.1, whole genome shotgun sequence genome:
- the LOC126689016 gene encoding selT-like protein, translating into MDRAQLVLLGLPLFLLFSDLISLFTPSPPKPNPHSHHHHHHHHHQQPPPPTITKDNLDFPSKTQPTDVGGIGIGNTVNINFCASCSYRGTAVTMNKMLETAFPGIDVRLSNYPPSLPKRLLGKLVPAVQIGVVAIVVAGEQIFPMLGFMTPPPWYYSLRANRFGTIASCWLLGNVAQSFLQSSGAFEVYLNDELVFSKLQEGRFPGEIELKDLVSKRLANSGVVDGLGNMWS; encoded by the exons ATGGATCGGGCACAGTTGGTTCTGCTAGGGTTACCACTCTTCCTCCTCTTCTCTGACCTCATTAGCCTCTTCACTCCATCACCACCTAAACCAAACCCTCactcccaccaccaccaccaccaccaccatcatcaacaaccaccaccacctacAATTACCAAAGATAACCTCGACTTTCCCTCAAAGACCcag CCAACCGATGTTGGAGGAATCGGTATTGGCAACACAGTCAATATCAATTTCTGTGCTTCTTGCTCTTACAG agGGACTGCAGTGACCATGAATAAGATGTTGGAGACTGCTTTTCCTGGAATTGATGTTAGACTTTCAAATTATCCACCAAGCTTGCCAAAGCGTCTACTGGGAAAATTGGTTCCAGCAGTGCAGATTGGAGTTGTTGCGATTGTAGTGGCAGGTGAACAAATTTTTCCAATGCTTGGATTTATGACACCGCCTCCTTGGTACTATTCTTTGCGTGCAAATAGATTTGGGACCATTGCCAGCTGCTGGCTTCTTGGCAATGTAGCACAGTCCTTCCTACAAAGTTCTGGGGCATTTGAAGTTTACCTCAATGATGAATTG GTTTTCTCTAAACTACAGGAGGGAAGGTTTCCCGGTGAAATTGAATTGAAAGATCTCGTCAGCAAAAGGTTGGCCAACTCTGGAGTTGTAGACGGCCTGGGAAATATGTGGTCATAG
- the LOC126689025 gene encoding internal alternative NAD(P)H-ubiquinone oxidoreductase A1, mitochondrial-like: MAWFRNLTQVSSSSLKKQHHHHINPFSLLSPLASSLSHSHYTTEAPPTQYAGLGATRPEEKPRVVVLGSGWAGCRFMKGIDTNIYDVVCVSPRNHMVFTPLLASTCVGTLEFRSVAEPIGRIQPAISREPGSYFFLSNCTAIDVDNHMVHCQTVTDGVDTLDQWKFKISYDKLVIALGAQPSTFGIHGVEEHATFLREVYHAQEIRRKLLLNLMLSDMPGISEEDKRRLLHCVVVGGGPTGVEFSGELSDFILKDVHQRYSHVKDYIRVTLIEANDILSSFDDRLRQYATKQLTKSGVQLVRGIVKDVKAQKLILNDGTEVPYGLLVWSTGVGPSSLVNSLKIPKSPGGRIGVDEWLRVPSVQDVFSIGDCSGFLESTGKPTLPALAQVAERQGKYLANLINKIGKAGGGHANSSNGMELGQPFVYRHLGSMATIGRYKALVDLRQNKESKGLALAGFTSWFIWRSAYLSRVISWRNRFYVAINWLTTMVFGRDISRI, translated from the exons ATGGCTTGGTTCAGGAATCTAACCCAAGTCTCATCATCATCGCTCAAAAagcaacaccaccaccacattaacCCATTTTCACTACTGTCCCCACTtgcctcttctctctctcactctcactacACCACCGAAGCTCCGCCGACTCAGTACGCGGGGCTGGGCGCCACTCGGCCCGAAGAGAAGCCACGGGTGGTGGTTCTGGGCTCCGGCTGGGCCGGGTGTAGGTTCATGAAAGGTATAGACACCAACATCTACGACGTCGTTTGCGTGTCACCGAGGAACCACATGGTCTTCACGCCACTCTTGGCCTCCACCTGCGTCGGAACCCTCGAGTTCAGGTCCGTCGCCGAACCCATTGGTCGGATCCAACCCGCCATCTCTCGCGAACCGGGTTCCTACTTCTTCTTATCCAATTGTACGGCCATTGATGTCGATAACCATATG GTGCACTGCCAGACTGTTACTGATGGAGTGGACACCTTGGATCAGTGGAAGTTTAAGATCTCATATGACAAGTTGGTAATTGCATTGGGGGCACAGCCTTCAACTTTTGGAATCCATGGGGTGGAAGAACATGCAACTTTTCTTCGGGAAGTTTACCATGCCCAGGAAATTCGTAGGAAGCTGCTCCTAAACCTGATGCTGTCTGACATGCCTG GCATTTCAGAAGAAGACAAAAGAAGACTTCTACACTGTGTTGTAGTAGGGGGTGGTCCTACAGGTGTCGAATTCAGTGGTGAACTTAGTGATTTTATCCTGAAAGATGTCCACCAAAGATATTCGCATGTGAAGGACTATATCCGCGTTACTTTGATTGAG GCAAACGACATATTATCGTCCTTTGATGATCGCCTCCGGCAGTATGCTACCAAGCAGTTAACTAAG TCAGGAGTTCAGCTTGTCCGTGGGATTGTCAAAGATGTTAAAGCTCAGAAGTTAATTCTTAATGATGGCACAGAGGTTCCATATGGGCTGCTAGTATGGTCTACGGGTGTTGGTCCCTCTTCACTTGTTAACTCtctaaaaattccaaaatctcCAGGTGGAAG GATTGGTGTTGATGAGTGGCTACGCGTTCCGTCCGTGCAGGATGTGTTCTCAATTGGTGATTGCAGTGGATTTCTTGAAAGTACTGGAAAACCAACCCTTCCTGCTTTGGCCCAG GTTGCAGAGCGGCAAGGGAAGTATCTAGcaaatttaataaacaaaattggtaaaGCTGGTGGAGGGCATGCAAATAGTTCAAATGGCATGGAACTTGGACAGCCGTTTGTTTACAGGCATCTAGGGAGCATGGCTACCATCGGCAGATACAAGGCTCTTGTGGATCTTAGGCAGAACAAG GAATCAAAAGGATTAGCTCTGGCAGGATTTACCAGTTGGTTTATTTGGCGCTCAGCATATCTGTCACGTGTTATTAGCTGGAGGAACAGATTTTATGTGGCCATCAACTGGCTTACAACTATGGTGTTTGGGCGTGATATTAGCAGAATCtag